A single window of Desulfonatronum thioautotrophicum DNA harbors:
- a CDS encoding SLC13 family permease — MNTDLLLVLALLFAAVVMFVINRPRMDAVALIMIVVLPFTGVITMGEALAGFSDPNIVLIAALFVMGEGLVRTGVAQRLGDWLAVKAGNSETRLLILLMLAVGILGSVMSSTGVIAIFIPVAIRIAQSTGMSASRLMMPMSVAALISGMMTLVGTAPNLVVNSELIRQGFEGFHFFSMTPFGSIILVFGILYMLFARRWLASSSGGESKVSRRPTLLDWVQEYKLAAREQRVRVPNRSPLVGKTIRELDLRNELGVSIIAIDRRFQSSRKLLSPTPNTEIQADDILFIDFFRGDSPVGSLWDKYALEMLPLTGEYFTDRSQEIGMAEVMLGANSELADKTITESHIRTRFGLTVIGLRRGKDAYEGNFLAEKLQVGDTLLVLGTWKQIQSLQTDASRLVILNLPVELDQMLPAPDKAPHAIACLLLMVGLMISGIIPNVQAALIACLLMGALRCVDFESAYRCIHWKSLILIVGMLPFSLALQRTGGVDLAAEALMATIGYAGPHVVLGSVFLITAMLGLFISNTATAVLMAPIALAIANDMGASPYPFAMIVALAASTAFMTPISSPVNTLVVVPGNYKFGDFVKIGVPFSFIVMLVSVILVPLLLPLY, encoded by the coding sequence ATGAATACTGACCTACTTCTTGTCCTCGCCCTGCTCTTTGCCGCCGTGGTCATGTTCGTGATCAACAGGCCTCGCATGGATGCCGTAGCACTGATCATGATCGTGGTGCTGCCCTTTACCGGAGTGATCACCATGGGCGAGGCGCTCGCGGGTTTCAGCGACCCGAACATCGTCCTCATTGCCGCCTTGTTCGTGATGGGCGAGGGGTTGGTGCGGACCGGCGTGGCGCAAAGGCTGGGAGACTGGCTTGCCGTCAAGGCAGGCAATAGCGAAACCCGCCTGCTCATCCTGCTCATGCTGGCGGTGGGCATTCTCGGATCAGTGATGAGTTCGACCGGCGTCATTGCCATTTTCATCCCCGTGGCGATCCGCATCGCGCAGAGCACCGGCATGTCGGCCAGTCGCCTGATGATGCCGATGAGCGTTGCCGCGCTCATCAGCGGCATGATGACCCTGGTGGGGACCGCGCCCAATCTGGTGGTCAACAGTGAACTTATCCGCCAGGGCTTTGAGGGTTTTCATTTCTTCAGCATGACTCCCTTTGGATCCATCATTCTCGTGTTCGGCATCCTTTACATGCTGTTTGCGCGCCGCTGGCTGGCCTCCAGCTCCGGAGGAGAGAGCAAGGTCAGCCGTCGTCCCACGCTTCTCGACTGGGTCCAGGAATACAAGCTGGCGGCCCGCGAGCAACGGGTCCGTGTTCCAAACCGATCGCCCCTGGTGGGAAAAACCATCCGGGAACTCGACCTGCGAAACGAATTGGGCGTGAGCATCATCGCAATTGACCGCCGTTTCCAGTCCTCCCGCAAACTTCTCAGCCCGACGCCGAACACCGAAATCCAGGCTGACGACATCTTGTTTATAGACTTTTTCCGCGGGGATTCCCCTGTCGGTTCCTTGTGGGACAAGTACGCGCTCGAAATGCTGCCGCTCACCGGCGAATATTTTACCGACCGGTCACAGGAAATCGGCATGGCGGAAGTCATGCTCGGGGCGAACTCGGAGCTGGCCGACAAAACCATCACCGAGTCCCATATTCGAACCCGTTTCGGATTAACGGTGATCGGCCTGCGTCGCGGCAAGGACGCCTATGAGGGCAACTTCTTGGCTGAAAAACTGCAAGTCGGCGACACGCTGCTCGTCCTTGGAACTTGGAAGCAGATTCAATCCTTGCAGACCGATGCCTCCAGACTGGTTATCCTTAACCTGCCGGTTGAACTGGATCAGATGTTGCCGGCTCCCGACAAAGCACCCCACGCGATCGCCTGCCTCCTGCTGATGGTGGGCTTGATGATCAGCGGCATCATCCCGAATGTTCAGGCCGCATTAATCGCTTGTCTTCTGATGGGCGCGCTGCGCTGTGTCGATTTCGAGAGCGCCTACCGCTGCATCCATTGGAAGAGCCTGATCCTTATCGTCGGCATGCTCCCGTTTTCGCTCGCGCTGCAGCGCACCGGAGGAGTCGATTTGGCCGCCGAAGCCTTGATGGCGACGATCGGCTATGCTGGACCCCATGTGGTGTTGGGCAGCGTCTTTTTGATCACGGCTATGCTTGGACTTTTCATTTCCAACACCGCCACCGCGGTTCTTATGGCCCCCATCGCCCTCGCCATCGCCAACGACATGGGCGCCTCGCCCTATCCTTTCGCCATGATCGTGGCGCTGGCTGCATCGACTGCATTCATGACTCCGATCTCATCGCCCGTGAACACGCTGGTCGTGGTCCCCGGCAACTACAAATTCGGTGATTTCGTAAAGATCGGAGTGCCGTTCAGCTTCATCGTGATGCTCGTTTCCGTCATTCTTGTCCCGCTGCTGCTGCCGTTGTACTAG